One window of Biomphalaria glabrata chromosome 6, xgBioGlab47.1, whole genome shotgun sequence genomic DNA carries:
- the LOC106064577 gene encoding frizzled-4-like, whose product MASLCLMHQKCRCAMQTPRGVSWHARVASHLVVLIFLLSGARSSEHVRTCEPIRSTMCKGLGYNVTGMPNLVEHTDQEDAILLLQTFTPLIQYGCSSRLKFFLCSVYFPMCTEKVMMPIGPCKPLCESVRDRCQPVLRNFGYPWPEALNCSKFPAANNHEHMCMEGPKDVEDPDPPIRRLNTADFGPDSATKSNPNYSGNPSLGSKTSSLANYEPCRQLGYRNPSKYTFINRTQRCAMLCKENLAFTDDNKYFANIWIAIWAGLCFTSTLFTILTFLIDSQRFRYPERPIILMAMCYNIYSIAYIVRLIAGRDDIACDNDSQSNQSILIQEGLENTDCAIVFLLLYFFGTASALWWVILTFTWFLAAGLKWTHEAIQVHSSYFHLVAWAIPAIKTIVILVMRDVDADELTGICFVGNQNTRTLLGFAIAPHIVYLVIGVSFLVAAFVSLYLTAKKSADKTEGGSGGGGGGVVAGREDKIEALMVRIGIFSVLYTVPAACVIGCLLYEFFARSSWYAMGSPAAPNVEIFMLKLFMSLVVGITSGLWVWSTRTLGSWRTQVKKVFQTRRNRKGLEYVVPVHQYHQVPAKTSSSRAIRSDKSKRGKSDSETIV is encoded by the coding sequence ATGGCCTCACTGTGCCTGATGCACCAGAAATGCAGATGTGCTATGCAGACTCCACGTGGAGTCAGCTGGCACGCTCGTGTAGCCTCGCACCTAGTTGTGCTCATCTTTCTTCTCAGCGGCGCACGCTCTTCAGAACACGTCCGGACATGTGAGCCGATCAGATCCACTATGTGCAAGGGCTTGGGTTACAATGTCACTGGCATGCCGAATCTGGTGGAGCACACAGACCAGGAAGATGCCATCCTTCTTCTGCAGACCTTTACCCCGCTCATCCAGTACGGCTGCTCGAGTCGGCTCAAGTTTTTCCTCTGTTCGGTTTACTTCCCCATGTGCACAGAGAAAGTCATGATGCCCATCGGTCCTTGCAAACCACTGTGCGAGAGCGTTCGGGACAGGTGCCAGCCAGTGCTGCGAAATTTCGGTTACCCGTGGCCCGAAGCTTTGAATTGCTCCAAGTTCCCCGCCGCCAACAACCACGAGCACATGTGCATGGAGGGACCTAAAGATGTGGAAGATCCAGATCCTCCAATACGTCGCTTAAACACGGCCGATTTCGGTCCAGATTCTGCAACAAAATCAAATCCCAACTATTCTGGAAATCCATCCCTTGGCAGCAAGACTTCGTCTCTCGCTAACTACGAGCCGTGTCGCCAGCTCGGATACAGAAAtccctcaaaatacacattcaTCAACAGAACTCAACGCTGCGCCATGTTGTGTAAAGAGAACCTCGCTTTCACAGACGACAACAAATACTTCGCCAACATTTGGATAGCTATCTGGGCAGGATTGTGCTTCACATCCACACTTTTTACTATTCTGACGTTTTTAATAGACTCGCAGCGGTTCCGTTATCCCGAAAGGCCAATTATCTTAATGGCCATGTGCTACAACATCTACAGTATTGCCTACATAGTTCGATTGATTGCAGGTAGGGACGATATTGCTTGCGACAACGACAGTCAGAGCAATCAAAGTATTCTAATCCAAGAAGGCTTGGAGAACACCGACTGCGCCATCGTCTTCTTGCTGCTTTATTTCTTCGGCACAGCCAGTGCTTTGTGGTGGGTCATACTGACATTCACTTGGTTCCTAGCTGCCGGACTCAAGTGGACACACGAAGCCATTCAGGTTCACAGCAGTTATTTCCACTTGGTGGCCTGGGCGATACCGGCCATCAAAACCATCGTGATTCTGGTCATGAGAGACGTAGACGCCGACGAACTCACCGGGATTTGTTTCGTAGGCAACCAGAACACCAGGACACTGTTGGGCTTCGCCATTGCCCCTCACATTGTCTACCTCGTCATCGGAGTTTCTTTTCTGGTGGCCGCCTTCGTGTCTTTGTACTTGACAGCCAAGAAATCTGCAGATAAAACTGAGGGGGGCtcaggaggaggaggaggaggggttGTAGCCGGAAGAGAAGACAAAATCGAAGCCTTGATGGTCAGAATTGGAATATTTTCAGTGCTCTACACCGTCCCAGCAGCTTGCGTCATAGGATGTCTGCTGTACGAGTTCTTcgccaggagctcctggtacgCCATGGGCTCCCCTGCCGCCCCTAACGTGGAAATCTTCATGCTCAAACTGTTCATGTCCCTAGTGGTAGGGATCACCAGTGGGCTGTGGGTGTGGTCCACCAGGACGTTAGGCTCCTGGAGGACACAGGTGAAGAAAGTATTCCAGACGCGAAGGAACAGAAAGGGCCTCGAGTACGTTGTGCCCGTGCACCAGTACCATCAGGTGCCAGCCAAGACTTCATCCTCCAGGGCTATCAGATCGGATAAATCCAAACGCGGGAAATCGGACAGTGAGACCATTGTATAA